Within Methyloversatilis discipulorum, the genomic segment AGCTGCCACGTGCTGAACGACGCCACGCACGCGGTGGTGGTGCAGACCGGCGAGGCGCTGCAGGTGGCGCTGGTTGCCGCCGACTGGCGGCGCGACCTGTGCATCCTGAAGTCGGACATCATTACCACGCGCGCGGCGCCGCTGATTCCGGCCAGCCAGGTGCGCAAGAAGGACACCGTGTTCAGCCTCGGCTTCACCGGCGGTCGCTTCGCCTACGACCTGGGTGAGGTACGCCAGCTGTACGCGATGGACGGCAGCCGCGTGCTGCGCGGCAGCGCCGCCTTCGCCGCTGGCGCCTCGGGCGGCGGCCTGTTCGACGCCGAAGGGCGGCTGGTCGGCATCCTCACCTTCTACAAGCTGAGCGCCGACAAGAGCATGTTCTTCGCCATTCCGGCCGACTGGGTGCCGGAGGTGCTGGCGCGCGGCGTGCAACCGAAGACGGCCGACGCGCGTCCGTTCTGGGCCGACGCCACCGACGCGCGTCTGCCCTTCCTGCAGGCGGTGCAGTACGAACACGAAGGTCGCTGGGATGCGCTGGCGCAGCATGCGCAGCTGTGGCTGGCGCGCGAGCCGGACGCGGTGGAGGCGCGCGATACGCTTGAACAGGCGCTGGCCCGCGCGGGCGGTGCGCCGCGCTGATCAGCGCGGCAGCCGGGCCATGTAGAGGCCGCCGTCCAGCTTCTGCACGATGCCCTGGCTGCCCAGCGGCGCCCAGGTCAGTGCGTGCGCGTTCGCGTCGTAGCCGATGCGCTGCGGCGAAGCCGGCGTGCCGACAACGAGACGTGCGGAGATGTCGTCTGCACGCGCGCCGTCGCGGATCAGCGCGGCCTGCAGCGCCACCATGCGACCGACCGCCTGCGTGTCGTACAGACGCAGCAGGTAGTCGCCGTAGTCGGCGACCGCCAGGGTCAGCAGCAGCCGGCCCGCCGGGTTGTACAGCACGCGCGACAGGTCGCCGTAGTCGGCAGCGCCCTGCAGGAAGGCGCGGTTCTGCGCCTGCAGCGCCGCCAGTCGCGCGTCGTGCGGACCGGCCAGCGCAGCGTCGAGCGCTGCCGCGTGCGTCGCCCAGTCGTTCAGCGTCGCATCGCGCTTGTAGAAGGCAGGCAGCAGCAGCTGTTCGAGCAGCGACGGCGAGTTGCCGTCGGCGAACACGGCGTTCGCCTGGCCGCTGCGCAGAGTGTTCATCGTGGCGGCCATCCAGCCGGCTTCCTGCCGGATGGCGCCGCGCAAGTCGAGCTCGGCGTCGCTGGCATCCGCCAGCAGCGCAGCGAGCTGCGGCGCGTCCTTCACCGCGTCGGGCCAGCGGTGCAGCCATTCGCCCAGCACCGTCAGGTGCATGCGCAGATGGCTGGTGCCGACCATCTTCTGGATCAGCGAAGCGTCGGGGACGGCCAGCAGACGGCGCAGGAAAGTCGCCTGTGCGGCCAGGATGTCGAGCGCGCGTGCGCTGTCGTCGTTCTCCATCGCCACCGTCGCTTCGGCCAGCCGCAGGCGCAGCAGACCGGCCAGCGGACCGTAGGCGGTGAGCGGGGCGTCCGGGTGCGCCAGCATCTGCGCCTGGAAGCGCGGCTGCGCGACGATTGTGTCGAGCCGGTCGAGTGCGGCGCGGTGCGCGTCGGACAGTGCGACGATCTGCGCCGCCTGGGCCAGCCAGCGCTCGACGCAGGCGCCGTGCGCCGGGTCGCACAGCGCCTGCGTGTCGGGCAGCGGCAAGGCGTCGGCCGGCAGTTCGGGCGGCTGATACGGGCCGGCGTCGGCGCGGGCGAAGTGTTCGCGCGCGTGCGCCAGCCGCGCACGACCGAAGGCCGCACTGTCGCTGCCGGCCGGCGCGCGCAGGCCTTCGAGCAGCAGCGCGCCATTGCCGCTTCCGCCGATGGCGGGGGGCGCGTCGAGCAGGGCCTGCGCGGGCGCGCTGCGCGTGGCGTCCGGCAGCAGCCAGGCAATGGCGATCAGCAGCACCAGCAGGGTGACGGCCGCGACGATGCCGGCGACCAGGGCGCGCAACAGTCGCTGTGCGACCGGGCGGCGATGTTTAGTGGAGGTTTTCATCCGGTCCGGTCCCTGAATGTATGGCCGGATTCTATGCCGGCTTGGTGACGCTGATGCCGCTCCGTCGTCAGTCGTCCAGCCCGAAAAGGGCCTGGATCGCGCGCAATTCCTCGGCCGATTGCGCCAGCGCATCGACGCAGACCGGGTCGAGCTTGCCATCGTCGGCCATGCGACGCAGTTCGGCCAGCGCGTCCTCGTTGCTCCAGGGCTTCTTGTACGGTCGCTCCGAGGTCAGCGCGTCGAGGATGTCGGCGACGGCGACGATGCGCGCTTCGAGCGGGATCGCAGCGCCGCGCAGGCCGCGCGGGTAACCGCTGCCGTCCAGCCACTCGTGGTGGTGGCTGACGATGTTGCGCAGGATGGACAGATAGGGCGTTTCGGCCAGACCGGCTTCCTGCATCACCTCGTCGATCAGCTGCACGCCCAGTTCCACGTGGCCCTGCATCTTCAGCCGCTCGTCCGGGGTCAGGCGGCCGGGTTTCAGCAGCACGTTGTCCGGAATGCCCACCTTGCCGATGTCGTGCAGCGGTGAGAACAGGTACACGTGTTCGACGAACTCGTCGCCAAGGCCGAAGTGCGGCGCGACGCGCTGCGCGATCAGCCGGCTGTAGCTGGACATGCGGTCGAGGTGGCGACCGGTTTCGATGTCGCGCAGATGCGCCAGCCCACGCGCCACCTTGACCATGCCTTCGACTGCGTGCGACAGGCTGAATACGTTCAGCACCGACAGCCGGCACAGCTGAACGTAGATCTGCAGTTCGCCCGGCAGCCGGCCGTCGAAAGCACCGGGTTTGCGCGAATCGAAGAACAGGAAGCCGAGCAGCGTGCCGGACTGGTAGAGCGGCACCGTGTAGCTGCTGCGATAGCCGTGCGCCAGCAGCCATGCGGTGTGTTCGCCGTGCGGCAGCGGCAGCTGGGTGAAATCATGGATGACGCGCGTTTCGCGCTTGCCGGCCAGTTCGAGCAGCGACGGCACCTGTGCCAGCGGCCGCTCGTACAGCGACAGCGGGTCGTCCACGTCGCTGCTGTTCACATAGGTCTTCAGCACGTCGTGGCGCGCGTCGTACAGCGTGATGGCGATGCGGTGCACCTGCGGGTGATGCTGACGCACGCGCGCGTGCAACCACTGCATCTGAGCGGTCAGCGATCCGCCGCTGTCGTCATCCAGGGTTTCGAATGAAACCGTGTCGTTCATGGCCGTGCTCCGGAATGCGCGGTGGCCTTGGCGCCGCGTTCTCGTTCGTCGTCTGGGTCTGCCGCGCGTCGTGTGCGCGTCGACGTGCGCAGCCTACACCGTGCGCTGTGCATCTGTCATGCGGCTGTGGGTATGAACAATTGTTTCAGCGCACGCGCTGAAGATGTTCCGGCAGATCAATGTCGCGCAGCACGCCGTCGTCACCGGCTTCGATCAGTTGTACCGGATGCGTGCGCAGCAGCTCGCGCGCACCGCTGTCGCCGTGCAGCGCAGCCAGTGCCGCGCCGTGTGCGGCGCCGAAAGCGACCGGGTGGCCGCGCTGGCCGGCGAAGGCCGCGGCGGCGATGCGCTCCGGCCGGTCGATGGCGGCGGCGACCGCGCGGATGGCGTCGACCGGCAGCCAGGGCATGTCGGCCAGCGTCACCAGCCAGCCATCGGCGCCGGCGCTGTCGCCTACCGCATGCGCGAGCGCGCTGCCCATGCCCGCTTCGGCGTCGGGGCTTTCCAGCACTCGGCAGCCGGCGTCGCGCAGGTCCGCCGCCAGCGCTTCATGGCCGGGGCGGATGACCGCGATGCTGCCCGGCAGCACGGTGCACAGTGCACGCGCAGCGTGCCAGGCGACGCTGCGGCCGTCGGGCAGCGTGGCCAGCAGCTTGTTGCTGTGGCCGCTCGGATCGAAGCGCCGGCCGTAGCCGGCGGCGAGCAGGATGCCCTGGATCATTGCCTG encodes:
- a CDS encoding S1 family peptidase: MSRPTPACRLCAPLLALLAFCAVPAAADDDTPPGLLDRVPVAARTVFQLYAKSERGTASGSAVMVGPGLLATSCHVLNDATHAVVVQTGEALQVALVAADWRRDLCILKSDIITTRAAPLIPASQVRKKDTVFSLGFTGGRFAYDLGEVRQLYAMDGSRVLRGSAAFAAGASGGGLFDAEGRLVGILTFYKLSADKSMFFAIPADWVPEVLARGVQPKTADARPFWADATDARLPFLQAVQYEHEGRWDALAQHAQLWLAREPDAVEARDTLEQALARAGGAPR
- a CDS encoding HD-GYP domain-containing protein codes for the protein MNDTVSFETLDDDSGGSLTAQMQWLHARVRQHHPQVHRIAITLYDARHDVLKTYVNSSDVDDPLSLYERPLAQVPSLLELAGKRETRVIHDFTQLPLPHGEHTAWLLAHGYRSSYTVPLYQSGTLLGFLFFDSRKPGAFDGRLPGELQIYVQLCRLSVLNVFSLSHAVEGMVKVARGLAHLRDIETGRHLDRMSSYSRLIAQRVAPHFGLGDEFVEHVYLFSPLHDIGKVGIPDNVLLKPGRLTPDERLKMQGHVELGVQLIDEVMQEAGLAETPYLSILRNIVSHHHEWLDGSGYPRGLRGAAIPLEARIVAVADILDALTSERPYKKPWSNEDALAELRRMADDGKLDPVCVDALAQSAEELRAIQALFGLDD
- a CDS encoding nucleotidyltransferase family protein encodes the protein MIQGILLAAGYGRRFDPSGHSNKLLATLPDGRSVAWHAARALCTVLPGSIAVIRPGHEALAADLRDAGCRVLESPDAEAGMGSALAHAVGDSAGADGWLVTLADMPWLPVDAIRAVAAAIDRPERIAAAAFAGQRGHPVAFGAAHGAALAALHGDSGARELLRTHPVQLIEAGDDGVLRDIDLPEHLQRVR